In Lacrimispora indolis DSM 755, a genomic segment contains:
- a CDS encoding GntR family transcriptional regulator — protein MVIDSYDKLSHMITYSKANLSEIVVSYVKNKILTGELKSGDRLVETDMSEELQISRAPIREALRELNMRGILTFSPKKGSQILEMGYEDIMEVFSIRIPLEMQTLTIIFEKSLLEERDLDYLEALNENMIKPERDSDIEDKEKTFVLNTSDLAFHKFFWEKSESFRRAEILENQYFQLLIAMNQDLSTLGSMKEKFAEHKAIIEACRTGSLEKTLSAFQAHMDSYLKAVSKL, from the coding sequence ATGGTCATTGATTCTTACGATAAATTAAGCCATATGATTACATATTCAAAGGCAAATCTAAGTGAAATTGTAGTTTCCTATGTAAAAAATAAGATCCTGACAGGAGAACTGAAAAGTGGAGACCGGTTAGTGGAAACAGATATGTCGGAAGAGCTGCAGATCAGCAGAGCTCCTATAAGAGAGGCTCTAAGAGAACTAAATATGCGGGGGATCCTGACTTTTTCTCCCAAAAAGGGCAGTCAGATCCTTGAAATGGGTTATGAGGATATAATGGAGGTTTTCTCCATCCGGATTCCCCTTGAAATGCAAACCCTTACCATTATTTTTGAAAAATCTCTGCTGGAGGAGCGGGATCTGGATTATCTGGAGGCTTTAAATGAAAACATGATAAAGCCGGAACGTGACAGCGACATTGAAGATAAGGAAAAGACCTTTGTATTAAATACCAGCGATCTGGCTTTTCATAAATTTTTCTGGGAAAAATCAGAAAGCTTCCGAAGGGCTGAAATCCTGGAAAATCAGTATTTTCAACTGCTGATAGCCATGAATCAGGACCTTTCCACCTTGGGTTCCATGAAAGAGAAATTTGCCGAGCATAAAGCGATTATTGAGGCATGCCGAACCGGATCTCTTGAAAAGACCTTATCTGCATTTCAGGCTCATATGGATTCTTATTTAAAGGCGGTTTCAAAGCTTTAA
- a CDS encoding glycine/sarcosine/betaine reductase component B subunit translates to MKLELGNFYVKDICFGDQTSLKDGLLTVNKEEALAVIKEDEHITEAELYIVSPGDHVRLVPVKEAIEPRYRVGGGPVFPGVTGELLQAGNGTTYALKDMSVLVVGKHYGGFQDGLIDMSGEGAKYTYFSQLKNLVLVADSDEVFEQKEQQKKNRALRWAGMRLAEYIGAAAKDLTPDEVETFELEPVTKRSEEVNKLPSVVLVLQPQSQMEEGGYNDLNYGWDTNRMLPTFMHPNEVLDGAMISGSFMPCSSKWATYDFQNLPMIRRLYKEHGKTINFLGVIMSNLNVALDQKERAALFVAQMAKSLGADSAIVAEEGYGNPDADFTACIVALENAGVKTVGLTNECTGRDGASQPLVSLDEKEDAIVSCGNVSTLIRLPKMETVLGELEALARDGMSGGWSNDEILGASVKEDGSIIMENNAMFCGDQVVGWSTKRMVEF, encoded by the coding sequence ATGAAGCTGGAATTGGGAAATTTTTATGTCAAAGATATTTGCTTCGGCGATCAGACTTCCTTAAAAGACGGACTTCTTACAGTGAATAAAGAAGAAGCTCTTGCAGTAATAAAAGAAGACGAACATATCACGGAAGCAGAACTCTATATTGTATCGCCTGGGGATCATGTCAGGCTTGTTCCTGTAAAAGAGGCCATTGAGCCCCGCTACCGCGTAGGGGGAGGCCCGGTATTTCCGGGAGTGACCGGCGAACTGTTGCAGGCAGGAAACGGAACCACCTATGCACTGAAGGATATGAGCGTTCTGGTGGTAGGAAAACACTACGGCGGTTTCCAGGATGGGCTGATCGATATGAGCGGAGAAGGAGCCAAATACACCTACTTCTCACAGTTAAAAAATCTGGTATTGGTTGCTGATTCAGATGAGGTTTTTGAGCAGAAGGAACAGCAGAAAAAGAACAGGGCTTTAAGATGGGCAGGTATGCGCCTTGCCGAATACATCGGAGCTGCAGCAAAGGATTTGACTCCGGATGAGGTAGAGACCTTTGAGCTGGAGCCGGTTACAAAAAGAAGCGAGGAAGTAAACAAGCTTCCAAGCGTGGTACTGGTGCTTCAGCCTCAGTCTCAGATGGAAGAAGGCGGCTATAATGACTTAAATTACGGCTGGGATACCAACCGGATGCTTCCCACCTTCATGCATCCCAATGAGGTGCTTGATGGTGCAATGATCAGCGGATCCTTTATGCCATGCTCTTCCAAGTGGGCTACCTATGATTTCCAGAACCTTCCCATGATCCGAAGGCTTTATAAGGAGCATGGAAAGACCATTAATTTCCTTGGAGTGATCATGTCCAACTTAAATGTGGCCCTGGATCAGAAGGAAAGAGCCGCCTTATTCGTGGCACAGATGGCAAAGAGCCTGGGAGCGGATTCCGCCATTGTTGCGGAAGAAGGATACGGCAATCCGGATGCAGATTTTACAGCTTGTATCGTTGCCCTGGAAAATGCAGGCGTGAAAACCGTAGGACTTACAAACGAGTGCACGGGAAGAGACGGTGCCAGTCAGCCGCTGGTTTCCTTAGATGAGAAAGAGGATGCCATTGTTTCCTGCGGAAACGTATCCACACTCATCAGGCTTCCAAAGATGGAAACGGTCCTTGGAGAGCTAGAGGCCCTTGCAAGGGACGGAATGTCCGGAGGCTGGTCCAATGATGAGATTTTAGGGGCTTCCGTAAAAGAAGACGGTTCTATTATTATGGAAAACAACGCCATGTTCTGCGGGGATCAGGTAGTAGGCTGGTCAACCAAGAGGATGGTAGAATTCTAA
- a CDS encoding DUF3841 domain-containing protein, producing the protein MDCKDGFIELYTVQLNEIADSIKGGHCHYVKMKYIEDKYREVKGVFINAYRWYVRQAAVIVEKPEQAESAVWTFVNEKYADRHPGYTVMKLKVPVEEAVFFRMSDWNKVLNLRYIGRTKEEENQYTEKLEKYGIKYEGDVYETPFYPQLKGELAASWNNLFRFDRVVKSEGLPEFEDMQAGLWCIKKEWVAGESK; encoded by the coding sequence ATGGATTGTAAAGATGGATTCATAGAGCTTTATACTGTTCAGCTGAATGAGATTGCAGATTCTATAAAAGGCGGCCATTGCCATTATGTAAAGATGAAATACATTGAGGATAAATATAGAGAAGTAAAGGGCGTTTTTATAAATGCCTACCGGTGGTATGTCCGTCAGGCGGCCGTGATCGTTGAAAAACCGGAACAGGCGGAATCTGCCGTGTGGACGTTTGTTAATGAAAAATATGCGGACCGGCATCCGGGATATACGGTGATGAAGCTTAAGGTGCCGGTGGAGGAGGCCGTATTTTTCCGGATGTCCGACTGGAATAAGGTGTTGAATTTAAGGTACATTGGCAGGACAAAGGAAGAGGAAAATCAGTATACTGAGAAGCTTGAGAAATACGGGATAAAGTATGAAGGGGATGTTTATGAAACTCCCTTTTATCCTCAGTTAAAGGGTGAACTGGCTGCAAGCTGGAACAATTTGTTTCGGTTTGACCGTGTGGTCAAAAGTGAAGGGCTCCCGGAATTTGAAGATATGCAGGCCGGGCTTTGGTGTATAAAAAAAGAGTGGGTGGCCGGCGAAAGCAAATGA
- a CDS encoding DUF3841 domain-containing protein: MTEKIKVWTKQHENIRNDLDQNGRYLVKKEYIVNKMEEHAGIYLDTYNWLYHSASKFMEIPNDAKYPIWVSVTEESKIQNSEGNVLLEILVDPEKLFIMDLDKWGYIVNYMYIPKDPEDAREHDALLKRYGIDDSTAYMSPFYPSVKNKIRKSWDRLFDAEIELSPARVGIIWEVKKEWIVKMDS, translated from the coding sequence TTGACTGAGAAAATAAAAGTGTGGACAAAGCAGCATGAAAATATACGAAATGATCTGGATCAAAATGGAAGATACCTTGTAAAAAAAGAGTACATCGTCAATAAGATGGAAGAGCATGCTGGGATATATCTGGATACTTACAACTGGCTGTATCATTCTGCCTCTAAATTCATGGAAATACCAAACGATGCGAAATATCCCATATGGGTATCTGTTACAGAAGAATCAAAAATACAAAACAGCGAAGGAAATGTACTTCTGGAAATACTGGTGGATCCTGAGAAACTGTTTATCATGGACCTGGACAAGTGGGGGTATATCGTAAATTATATGTACATTCCAAAAGACCCGGAGGATGCCAGGGAGCATGACGCGCTGTTAAAAAGATACGGCATTGATGACAGCACAGCATACATGTCTCCATTTTATCCCAGCGTGAAAAATAAGATCAGAAAAAGCTGGGACAGGCTTTTTGATGCAGAGATCGAACTGAGCCCTGCCAGGGTAGGAATTATCTGGGAGGTGAAAAAGGAATGGATTGTAAAGATGGATTCATAG
- the grdH gene encoding betaine reductase selenoprotein B, translated as MKGILYLNQFFGQIGGEELADFKPEIREGLVGPALALQQELGNDVEITHTIICGDNFMGSNTEEAVEIILSMLKGKEMDVFFAGPAFRAGRYGSACGHICNAVKKEFGVPVLTSMNDENPGVEMFRKDMYVFKGGASAAAMKKDVKAMAKFALKLLKGEKLLPAAEEGYFGRGVRDQIWLDPPVTAADRVIDMLLKKVHGEPYETELAIPKSDRVAIAPAITPEELSKLEVALITSGGIVPVGNPDRIQSASATKWGKYDISQTDDLVKGEYMTIHAGFDPAAANNDSDVIVPLDAMRRYQKEGKIGGVYKYFFSTVGTGTTQAEAARMGKEIARELKKDGIRAAILTSTUGTCTRCGATMTREIEREGITIVQMANLIPVAKTVGVNRLVPTISIPYPLGDPATPKEEQFKLRYHRVGVALDALTTDIKEPYLFKVKI; from the coding sequence ATGAAAGGTATTTTATACTTAAATCAGTTTTTTGGGCAGATCGGCGGAGAAGAACTGGCTGATTTCAAACCGGAAATCAGAGAAGGCCTTGTTGGTCCGGCCCTGGCATTGCAGCAGGAATTAGGCAATGATGTTGAAATCACACATACCATTATCTGCGGCGACAACTTTATGGGTTCCAACACAGAGGAAGCCGTAGAAATCATCCTTTCCATGCTGAAGGGAAAAGAGATGGATGTATTTTTTGCAGGACCGGCTTTCCGTGCAGGACGTTACGGATCAGCCTGCGGTCATATCTGCAACGCGGTTAAAAAGGAGTTCGGAGTGCCCGTTCTCACCTCTATGAACGATGAAAACCCTGGGGTTGAAATGTTCAGAAAAGACATGTATGTATTTAAGGGTGGAGCCAGCGCCGCAGCCATGAAAAAGGATGTAAAGGCTATGGCAAAGTTTGCCCTTAAGCTGTTAAAGGGAGAGAAATTACTTCCGGCAGCAGAGGAAGGTTATTTTGGAAGAGGAGTCAGGGATCAGATCTGGCTGGATCCTCCGGTAACGGCAGCTGACCGTGTTATTGATATGCTCCTTAAGAAAGTTCATGGAGAGCCGTATGAGACAGAGCTTGCCATTCCAAAGTCTGACAGGGTGGCAATTGCTCCGGCCATCACTCCGGAAGAACTGAGCAAGCTGGAGGTTGCCCTCATTACTTCTGGAGGAATCGTTCCGGTAGGAAATCCGGACCGCATTCAGTCAGCCTCAGCAACCAAGTGGGGGAAATATGACATTTCCCAAACCGATGACCTTGTGAAGGGTGAATATATGACCATTCACGCTGGGTTTGATCCGGCAGCAGCCAACAACGACTCTGACGTAATCGTTCCCTTAGATGCCATGAGGCGGTATCAGAAAGAAGGAAAGATCGGCGGAGTATACAAATACTTCTTCTCCACCGTTGGTACTGGAACGACCCAGGCCGAAGCTGCGAGAATGGGAAAAGAAATCGCAAGAGAACTGAAAAAGGATGGAATCAGAGCTGCAATTCTGACCTCCACATGAGGGACCTGTACACGTTGCGGTGCAACGATGACAAGAGAAATTGAAAGAGAAGGCATCACCATCGTTCAGATGGCGAACCTGATTCCTGTAGCTAAAACAGTTGGAGTGAACAGACTTGTTCCCACCATATCCATACCATATCCCCTTGGAGATCCTGCCACACCGAAGGAAGAGCAGTTCAAGCTTCGTTATCACAGAGTGGGAGTTGCTCTGGATGCGTTGACAACGGATATAAAAGAACCTTATCTCTTTAAAGTTAAAATTTAA
- a CDS encoding purple acid phosphatase family protein has product MKVRKKYAAAVISAALSITLAGGYVFAATEHFADSTTDGAWDSWVQQWADQVSKDYEKIALTPGSDETKMNFAWYSQNDGTPTPRIELSEHSDMSQPVTFEGSSSTAVDGYMSNKVTATSLAENTTYYYRYYKNGEPSQIASFQTHGFNSYSMLYVGDPQIGASKGQTTSRGDTLENKSDINTAARNDAFSWNKTLNTAMAANPDVSFVLSAGDQINKNVEGRDPGNEVEYAGFLNADWIKSLPVATTIGNHDATNESYSFHFNNPNDTQLGKTVAGGDYFYKYGPALYVILNTNNYNCAEHEQVMKQAVAAYPKTPWRIVMFHQDIYGSGLDHSDSDGIVLRTQLTPLMDRYDVDVVLQGHDHTYSRSYLLKSDSRTHSNYDFYDWDNVKDEAGNVFPYSDAAYQAENNCYTIANTMPDSVTNADGTLYMEANSSTGSKYYELIPNQQDYIAARSQNWNPTYSVIKVNHNSFSIDTYEIVNGQPQNIDKTFELKKTSAARR; this is encoded by the coding sequence ATGAAAGTCAGGAAGAAGTATGCGGCTGCTGTTATTTCGGCTGCTCTTTCCATAACTCTGGCAGGAGGATATGTATTTGCGGCTACGGAACATTTTGCGGATTCCACAACCGATGGAGCATGGGACAGCTGGGTGCAGCAGTGGGCGGACCAGGTAAGTAAGGACTATGAAAAAATCGCACTGACACCGGGTTCTGATGAGACAAAGATGAACTTTGCATGGTATTCCCAAAATGACGGAACCCCTACCCCAAGGATCGAACTGTCTGAACACAGCGATATGAGCCAGCCGGTCACCTTTGAAGGAAGTTCGTCGACCGCGGTTGACGGATATATGAGCAATAAGGTCACTGCCACGTCTCTGGCAGAAAACACCACCTATTATTACCGTTATTATAAAAATGGAGAACCAAGCCAGATCGCTTCCTTCCAGACCCATGGCTTTAACAGTTATTCCATGCTCTACGTTGGAGATCCCCAGATCGGAGCTTCCAAAGGCCAGACCACTTCCAGAGGAGATACCCTTGAGAATAAATCGGACATCAATACGGCGGCCCGCAATGATGCCTTCAGCTGGAACAAAACTTTAAACACGGCAATGGCAGCCAACCCGGATGTCAGCTTTGTCCTGTCGGCAGGGGACCAGATCAATAAGAACGTGGAAGGCAGAGATCCGGGCAATGAGGTAGAGTATGCAGGATTTTTAAATGCAGACTGGATCAAGTCCCTTCCTGTTGCGACCACCATCGGAAACCATGATGCCACCAATGAAAGCTACAGCTTTCACTTTAACAATCCCAATGATACACAGCTGGGAAAGACCGTTGCCGGAGGCGACTATTTTTACAAATATGGTCCGGCCCTCTATGTGATTCTGAATACGAATAACTATAACTGCGCCGAGCATGAACAGGTGATGAAGCAGGCAGTTGCTGCTTATCCCAAGACCCCTTGGAGGATCGTAATGTTCCATCAGGATATTTACGGAAGCGGCCTTGACCACTCCGATTCAGACGGTATTGTGCTTCGGACACAGCTGACTCCTCTGATGGACCGGTATGACGTGGATGTAGTGCTTCAGGGACATGACCATACCTATTCCAGAAGTTATCTGCTGAAATCCGATTCCAGGACCCATTCCAACTATGACTTTTATGACTGGGACAATGTAAAGGATGAGGCAGGAAACGTATTTCCCTACTCCGATGCCGCTTACCAGGCTGAGAATAATTGTTACACCATTGCAAATACCATGCCGGACAGTGTAACCAATGCGGATGGGACCTTGTACATGGAAGCCAATTCCTCTACCGGCAGCAAGTATTATGAACTGATCCCTAATCAGCAGGATTACATTGCGGCCAGAAGCCAGAACTGGAATCCCACCTATTCGGTGATCAAGGTCAACCACAACTCCTTTTCCATTGATACCTATGAAATCGTAAACGGCCAGCCACAAAATATCGATAAAACATTTGAACTGAAAAAGACCAGCGCGGCCAGAAGATAA
- a CDS encoding glycine betaine uptake BCCT transporter gives MKKNQVFYISFLITMAIVAFGLIAPQPFAKATTAANDFLVNNFGWFYLISMFVFVAFSLIIAFSKYGNIKLGPDDSVPEFSNRSWFAMLFGAGMGIGLVFWGVAEPLNHYMTFGATEEAANFAMKKSFMHWGFHPWAAYAIIGMALGYFQFRKNAPGLISSIFLPILGEKGVRGPIGKLIDICAVFATVAGIATSLGQGTMQINSGLNFLFHVPTTRLVQIVIIIILMVIYTWTAVSGIDKGIKLLSDINLVLAIAILAGAFLVGPKLLTLNVFTNSIGSYVNDFVKDSFAINPFGDKSWLGSWTIFYWAWWIAWGPFVGTFIARISKGRTIREFVFGVILAPSLVSFIWFSVFGSLGLNLDKGIISKAIETTETALFVVFRQYPLGSIFSIIAICLLGTFFITSANSGIFVLSMFSSEGDMEPANGKKIFWGVIQALLALVLLMTGGLGALQTCSIVAAFPLAIIMLLCCVCLIKELMKEKPKAPKKE, from the coding sequence ATGAAGAAGAATCAGGTTTTTTACATATCGTTTCTTATTACCATGGCAATTGTTGCATTTGGTCTGATAGCTCCACAGCCATTTGCAAAGGCCACAACAGCGGCAAATGATTTTCTTGTCAATAATTTTGGCTGGTTTTACTTGATTTCCATGTTTGTATTTGTTGCATTTTCTTTGATTATTGCATTCAGCAAATACGGAAATATTAAACTGGGGCCGGATGATTCCGTTCCGGAATTCAGCAACCGGTCATGGTTTGCCATGCTTTTTGGGGCAGGAATGGGAATTGGGTTGGTTTTCTGGGGCGTTGCGGAACCACTGAATCACTATATGACATTTGGGGCAACAGAAGAAGCAGCAAACTTTGCAATGAAAAAATCCTTTATGCACTGGGGATTTCATCCCTGGGCAGCCTATGCGATCATCGGTATGGCACTGGGGTATTTCCAGTTCAGGAAAAATGCTCCCGGCCTGATCAGCAGCATCTTTCTTCCCATACTGGGTGAAAAGGGAGTCAGAGGACCGATTGGAAAGCTGATCGATATTTGTGCGGTTTTTGCTACGGTAGCCGGAATCGCAACTTCCCTTGGACAGGGAACCATGCAGATCAATTCCGGACTGAATTTCCTGTTCCATGTTCCAACAACACGTTTGGTTCAGATCGTTATTATCATTATTCTGATGGTCATCTATACCTGGACAGCTGTAAGCGGAATTGACAAAGGCATTAAGCTCCTGTCTGACATTAACCTTGTACTGGCAATTGCTATTCTGGCCGGTGCCTTTCTTGTAGGTCCCAAGCTTCTGACTTTAAATGTTTTCACAAACTCCATCGGCAGTTATGTGAATGACTTTGTAAAGGACAGCTTTGCCATAAATCCTTTCGGAGATAAATCATGGCTTGGTTCATGGACTATTTTCTACTGGGCATGGTGGATCGCATGGGGCCCCTTTGTAGGTACATTTATCGCCAGAATTTCAAAGGGAAGGACCATCCGGGAATTTGTTTTCGGAGTAATACTGGCTCCATCCTTAGTATCCTTTATCTGGTTCTCCGTTTTCGGAAGCCTTGGCTTAAATCTGGATAAAGGCATTATTTCAAAGGCAATCGAAACAACGGAAACCGCATTGTTTGTGGTCTTCCGCCAGTATCCTCTTGGAAGCATTTTCTCCATCATAGCAATTTGCCTTTTGGGAACATTTTTTATCACATCGGCAAACTCAGGGATCTTTGTTTTATCCATGTTTTCCTCTGAAGGTGACATGGAGCCTGCCAACGGTAAAAAGATATTCTGGGGAGTGATCCAGGCTCTGCTGGCTCTGGTACTGTTAATGACTGGAGGCCTTGGAGCGCTTCAGACATGCTCCATCGTGGCAGCTTTCCCTCTGGCTATTATCATGCTTTTATGCTGTGTGTGCCTGATCAAGGAACTGATGAAGGAAAAGCCCAAAGCTCCTAAAAAAGAATAA
- the selA gene encoding L-seryl-tRNA(Sec) selenium transferase, whose product MTDKNSLMRQLPKVDEMMRSMALEGITDAPAVLIKLACQKEIQLERQKILSGESCQLSKDELIRRIKAEIERQNQPHLRRVVNGTGIVLHTNLGRARLSQTVSESMKEISGSYSNLEYHLETGERGSRYDHVEQLLTFLTGAEAALVVNNNAAAVYLVLNSMAKGKEVIVSRGELVEIGGAFRVPEIMTASGCRLTEVGTTNKTHERDYEDNISENTGALLKVHTSNYKIIGFTEEVSLEQMKAVGERHGLPVIYDLGSGLLADLKAYGIGDEPTVKDCLEQRADIVCFSGDKLLGGPQAGIIVGKACYINQMKKNHLLRALRIDKLTLNALELTLRQYLSPETAMEQIPTLKMITEPLERLREKAEHLHSLLVKQPGVQVEVLETEGQIGGGTMPGVNLASYAVGISVERVSADMLESMLRNNSVPIIARIWKNKVLLDVRTMSEEDLLEAADFFNRLTKTVIQY is encoded by the coding sequence ATGACAGATAAAAACAGTCTCATGAGGCAGCTGCCTAAAGTGGATGAAATGATGCGTTCCATGGCTTTAGAAGGAATCACTGATGCTCCGGCGGTTTTGATAAAACTTGCCTGTCAAAAGGAAATCCAGCTGGAACGGCAAAAAATATTATCCGGAGAATCCTGTCAGCTCTCAAAGGATGAGTTAATCAGACGGATCAAGGCTGAAATCGAAAGGCAGAACCAGCCCCATCTGAGAAGGGTGGTCAACGGGACCGGCATCGTGCTTCATACCAATCTGGGGAGAGCAAGGCTTTCTCAGACGGTTTCAGAAAGCATGAAGGAAATCAGCGGATCTTACTCCAACCTGGAGTATCATCTGGAAACGGGGGAAAGAGGCTCCAGGTACGACCATGTGGAGCAGCTTCTTACCTTTTTGACCGGAGCAGAGGCAGCCCTTGTTGTCAACAACAATGCGGCAGCCGTGTATCTGGTGCTGAATTCCATGGCAAAGGGAAAAGAGGTCATCGTTTCAAGGGGAGAGCTGGTGGAGATAGGCGGAGCATTCCGGGTTCCTGAAATTATGACAGCCAGCGGATGCAGGCTTACAGAGGTGGGAACCACCAACAAGACCCATGAAAGAGATTATGAAGATAACATCAGTGAGAATACCGGAGCATTATTAAAGGTCCACACCAGCAATTATAAGATCATCGGCTTTACAGAGGAGGTTTCTCTGGAACAGATGAAGGCGGTGGGGGAAAGGCACGGGCTTCCGGTGATATACGATCTGGGATCAGGGCTGCTGGCCGACTTAAAAGCGTATGGGATCGGTGATGAACCAACGGTCAAAGACTGTCTGGAACAAAGGGCCGATATCGTATGCTTCAGCGGAGATAAGCTACTTGGCGGACCTCAGGCCGGCATTATAGTAGGCAAAGCCTGTTATATCAACCAGATGAAGAAAAATCATCTGCTCCGGGCACTGAGGATTGATAAGCTGACCTTAAACGCCCTGGAATTAACTCTCAGGCAGTATTTGTCCCCGGAAACGGCAATGGAACAGATCCCTACCCTGAAAATGATCACAGAGCCTTTGGAACGTTTAAGGGAAAAAGCAGAGCATTTACACAGTCTTCTGGTGAAACAGCCGGGGGTACAGGTTGAGGTGTTGGAAACAGAAGGGCAGATCGGCGGAGGAACCATGCCGGGTGTTAATCTTGCATCTTATGCAGTGGGAATAAGCGTGGAACGGGTATCTGCAGATATGCTGGAAAGCATGCTTCGAAATAATTCCGTTCCCATTATAGCAAGGATCTGGAAAAACAAGGTGCTGCTTGATGTAAGGACCATGAGTGAAGAAGACCTTTTGGAGGCGGCGGATTTTTTTAACCGCTTGACCAAGACGGTAATTCAGTATTAA
- a CDS encoding selenium metabolism-associated LysR family transcriptional regulator, with protein sequence MEFKQLEAFVQISKLQSFSKASESLFLTQPALSSQINALEKDIGTQLFVRSTKRVFPTKAGIDFYEYAQKMLALRDQSLYEMGKYSKECTGEVNILASSVPAQYILPQLIADFNKEYPNIVFRLYQKDSGGVFEELIKYQYDIGFVGTESENCRYTLTILCKDQLVLILPKDMKYEGSREASEVIKFIADKNFIMREQGSGTRAEMESFLTRHGISEKELKAVAYFGNTQGIVEAVSQGMGISFVSKAAAQIYTRLDLINVVEIESELLSRNIFYVQKKDMILTPAQELFINYAKNCYQNI encoded by the coding sequence ATGGAATTTAAACAGTTAGAAGCATTTGTACAGATTTCCAAGCTTCAAAGTTTTTCAAAAGCCTCCGAATCCTTATTCTTAACTCAGCCGGCACTGAGCAGTCAGATCAATGCGCTGGAAAAAGACATTGGAACCCAGTTGTTTGTCCGTTCCACAAAGAGGGTATTTCCCACTAAGGCAGGGATTGATTTTTATGAGTATGCGCAGAAGATGCTGGCTTTAAGGGATCAATCTCTGTATGAAATGGGCAAGTATTCCAAGGAATGTACAGGAGAAGTCAACATTCTGGCTTCCAGTGTTCCTGCTCAGTATATTTTACCTCAGCTGATCGCTGATTTTAATAAGGAATACCCCAATATTGTCTTTCGTCTGTATCAGAAGGACAGCGGCGGAGTATTTGAAGAGCTGATTAAATATCAGTATGATATCGGATTTGTAGGTACGGAAAGCGAGAATTGCCGTTATACTCTGACCATTTTGTGTAAGGATCAGCTGGTTTTGATACTTCCTAAGGATATGAAGTATGAGGGAAGCCGGGAGGCGTCTGAAGTCATAAAGTTCATCGCGGATAAAAATTTTATTATGAGAGAACAGGGCTCAGGTACCAGAGCAGAAATGGAATCCTTCTTAACCAGGCATGGCATTTCGGAAAAAGAATTAAAAGCGGTTGCATACTTTGGCAATACTCAGGGAATTGTGGAAGCTGTTTCTCAGGGAATGGGCATTTCCTTTGTTTCAAAGGCAGCAGCACAGATTTATACCCGGCTGGATCTGATCAATGTGGTGGAAATTGAATCGGAACTGTTAAGCAGAAATATCTTTTATGTTCAGAAAAAAGACATGATATTAACACCTGCCCAGGAATTATTTATTAACTATGCAAAGAATTGTTATCAGAATATTTAA